A region from the Cellvibrio sp. PSBB006 genome encodes:
- the gmk gene encoding guanylate kinase has protein sequence MSNRGTLYTVSAPSGAGKTSLVAALVKSNPEVCVSISHTTRPMRPGEKDGVNYHFVDHATFENMLEEGAFLEHARVFKNLYGTSQQWVVETLQQGMDVILEIDWQGAEQVRRLMPDTISLFILPPSLASLRQRLTGRGQDDSSVIEARMNEAISEISHYVEADYLIINDDFTTALAQFQALITSQHLSLPRQAEKHAALLRELLA, from the coding sequence ATGAGCAATCGCGGCACGCTTTATACCGTTTCTGCACCCTCCGGTGCCGGCAAAACCAGCCTGGTGGCGGCGCTGGTCAAATCCAATCCCGAGGTCTGTGTATCTATCTCCCATACCACACGACCTATGCGCCCCGGCGAGAAAGACGGGGTGAATTATCATTTTGTTGATCATGCGACTTTTGAAAATATGCTTGAAGAAGGTGCTTTTCTGGAGCACGCACGGGTGTTCAAAAATCTGTATGGCACCTCCCAGCAGTGGGTCGTTGAGACCTTGCAGCAAGGTATGGACGTGATCCTGGAGATCGACTGGCAGGGCGCCGAACAGGTGCGCCGGTTGATGCCCGATACCATCAGTTTATTTATCCTGCCGCCCTCCCTCGCTTCCCTTCGGCAGCGCCTGACGGGTCGCGGCCAGGATGACAGCAGCGTGATTGAGGCGCGGATGAATGAAGCCATCAGCGAGATTTCCCACTACGTTGAGGCGGATTACCTGATCATCAACGATGACTTCACCACCGCGCTCGCACAATTCCAGGCGCTGATTACCAGCCAACATCTGAGTTTGCCCCGTCAAGCTGAAAAGCACGCGGCACTGCTGCGCGAATTGTTGGCCTGA
- the spoT gene encoding bifunctional GTP diphosphokinase/guanosine-3',5'-bis pyrophosphate 3'-pyrophosphohydrolase: MQTIEALSHRLSSYLDTPQINLVKRAYFYAEQAHDGQKRRSGEAYITHPLAVADILAHMHMDHQSLMAAMLHDVIEDTGISKKAISRQFGDSVADLVDGVSKLTQIEFESHAEKQAENFQKMALAMANDLRVILVKLADRLHNMRTLGAMPADKKRRIAKETLEIYAPIAHRLGMNDMRLEFEDRGFYAMYPLRATRLQAALKTARGNRKELVEQIQTSIEKRLTREKIVAEVIGREKHLFSIYEKMRQKKKYFKEIMDVYAFRIIVDSVDTCYRVLGVIHNLYKPVAGEFKDYIAIPKANGYQSLHTVLVGMHGVPIEVQIRTREMDEMANNGIAAHFLYKSNSTETINSSHSRARQWVQGLLEMQRRAGDSLEFIENVKIDLFPDEVYVFTPKGKIVELPHGATAVDFAYAVHTDIGNACVACRINGRLAPLSQPLQSGQKVTIITAPGAQPNPNWLNFTVSGKARSGIRHFLKNQRHHQSVALGRRMLSRALADMHIELDNLTEAQQAQLLQAAQVDSLETLLEEIGLGNRVAFAVAKLLQPDAEVKPRGPSIYSPLTIDSSEGMLITFARCCRPIPGDPIIGHVSSGKGLVIHQDTCRNIVEIRSNPEKISHVNWAPTVSGEFLVDVRVEVESERGIIATLATRVTEQGGSIEHINVQERDAHNSVIHLCIGVHNRVHLANIMRRIRNMSFVIRIGRSKN; this comes from the coding sequence TTGCAGACAATTGAAGCCTTGAGTCACAGGCTTTCGTCATATCTGGATACTCCCCAAATCAATTTGGTGAAGCGGGCTTATTTTTACGCAGAACAAGCCCACGATGGCCAAAAGCGCCGCAGTGGCGAAGCCTACATTACCCATCCGCTCGCGGTAGCGGACATCCTCGCGCACATGCATATGGACCATCAGAGTTTGATGGCGGCCATGTTGCACGATGTCATTGAAGATACCGGCATCAGCAAGAAGGCTATCTCCAGACAGTTTGGCGATTCTGTGGCTGACCTGGTGGATGGTGTCAGCAAGCTGACCCAGATCGAATTTGAATCCCACGCGGAAAAGCAGGCAGAAAACTTCCAGAAGATGGCCTTGGCCATGGCTAATGACCTGCGGGTTATCCTTGTGAAGTTAGCCGACCGTTTGCACAACATGCGCACACTGGGCGCTATGCCCGCCGACAAGAAACGTCGGATCGCTAAAGAAACCCTTGAGATTTATGCGCCTATCGCCCATCGGCTGGGTATGAACGATATGCGCCTGGAGTTTGAAGATCGCGGTTTTTACGCGATGTATCCGCTGCGGGCGACGCGTTTGCAGGCCGCCCTCAAGACCGCGCGCGGTAACCGCAAAGAGCTGGTTGAACAGATTCAGACCTCCATTGAAAAACGCCTCACCCGCGAAAAGATCGTGGCCGAGGTAATCGGGCGGGAGAAACACCTCTTCAGCATCTACGAAAAGATGCGGCAGAAGAAAAAGTATTTCAAAGAAATCATGGACGTATACGCCTTCCGCATCATTGTGGACAGCGTCGATACCTGCTATCGCGTGCTGGGGGTGATCCATAACCTCTACAAACCGGTGGCTGGTGAGTTCAAGGATTACATCGCGATTCCCAAGGCCAATGGCTATCAGTCGTTGCACACGGTGTTGGTCGGTATGCACGGCGTGCCTATCGAAGTGCAAATCCGTACTCGCGAAATGGATGAGATGGCCAACAACGGCATCGCAGCGCATTTCCTCTACAAATCCAACAGCACCGAGACGATTAACAGCAGTCACAGCCGCGCACGCCAGTGGGTGCAGGGCTTGCTGGAGATGCAGCGTCGCGCCGGGGATTCGTTGGAGTTTATCGAGAACGTGAAGATCGACCTCTTCCCTGACGAGGTTTACGTCTTTACGCCCAAAGGCAAGATTGTTGAGCTGCCCCACGGTGCCACGGCCGTGGATTTTGCCTACGCCGTGCACACCGATATCGGCAATGCCTGCGTGGCCTGCCGGATCAATGGCCGGCTTGCACCGTTATCGCAGCCGCTGCAAAGCGGGCAGAAAGTCACCATCATCACCGCGCCCGGCGCGCAGCCCAACCCCAACTGGTTAAATTTCACGGTGTCGGGTAAGGCCCGCAGCGGAATTCGCCATTTCCTCAAAAACCAACGCCATCACCAATCGGTGGCCTTGGGTCGCCGGATGCTCAGTCGGGCGCTGGCTGATATGCATATCGAGCTGGATAACCTGACAGAGGCACAACAAGCGCAACTGCTGCAGGCAGCGCAGGTGGATTCACTGGAAACCCTGCTCGAAGAGATCGGACTGGGTAACCGCGTGGCCTTTGCGGTGGCCAAGCTTTTACAACCGGATGCCGAGGTCAAACCGCGCGGCCCCAGTATTTATTCGCCGCTCACCATTGACTCTTCCGAGGGTATGCTGATCACCTTTGCCCGTTGTTGCCGACCGATACCCGGCGACCCGATTATCGGGCATGTAAGCTCCGGCAAAGGCTTGGTTATTCACCAGGATACTTGTCGTAATATCGTGGAAATTCGCAGTAATCCGGAAAAAATCAGCCACGTGAACTGGGCGCCGACGGTCAGCGGGGAATTCCTGGTGGATGTCCGGGTGGAAGTGGAATCGGAACGCGGCATCATCGCGACCCTTGCCACACGGGTGACCGAGCAGGGCGGCAGCATTGAACATATCAATGTCCAGGAGCGGGATGCCCATAACAGCGTGATCCACTTGTGTATCGGCGTGCACAACCGCGTGCACCTGGCCAACATCATGCGTCGCATCCGCAACATGAGCTTTGTGATCCGAATCGGGCGCAGCAAGAATTGA
- a CDS encoding RidA family protein: MTNKAIIHTTNAPAAIGTYSQAIKVNNTTYLSGQIPLDPKTMSLVEGDFATQAHQVFRNLRAVCEAANGSLADIVKLNIYLTDLANFSIVNEVMAEYFNQPYPARAAIGVSQLPKGAVIEADGVMVV, encoded by the coding sequence ATGACGAACAAAGCCATAATCCACACCACCAATGCCCCGGCGGCCATCGGTACTTATTCCCAGGCAATCAAGGTCAACAACACGACATACCTGTCGGGCCAGATTCCGCTGGACCCCAAGACGATGTCATTGGTTGAAGGCGATTTCGCGACCCAGGCCCATCAGGTCTTCAGGAACTTGCGCGCCGTATGTGAAGCTGCCAATGGCAGCCTGGCAGATATCGTCAAACTCAATATCTACCTGACCGATCTGGCGAATTTTTCCATCGTGAACGAAGTAATGGCGGAATACTTTAACCAGCCCTACCCGGCCCGCGCGGCTATCGGCGTTAGTCAATTGCCCAAGGGCGCGGTGATTGAGGCGGATGGCGTGATGGTGGTGTAG
- the rpoZ gene encoding DNA-directed RNA polymerase subunit omega has protein sequence MARITVEDCLNHVDNRFELVMVGSKRARQLAIGGKDPHVPAENDKPTVIALREIEEGFVDASILLEKDVAPAPKPERNYEQEM, from the coding sequence ATGGCACGCATTACTGTTGAAGATTGTTTGAATCACGTTGATAACCGTTTTGAGTTGGTTATGGTGGGCAGCAAACGCGCCCGTCAACTTGCGATTGGTGGCAAAGACCCCCATGTCCCCGCCGAAAATGACAAACCCACTGTTATCGCTCTGCGCGAAATTGAAGAGGGTTTTGTTGATGCGAGCATCCTTCTCGAAAAAGACGTGGCTCCTGCGCCGAAACCCGAGCGCAACTACGAACAGGAAATGTAA
- the lpdA gene encoding dihydrolipoyl dehydrogenase — MAETIKTQVVVLGSGPGGYSAAFRAADLGLEVTLVEQYQALGGVCLNVGCIPSKALLHVAQVIHEAEHGPDIGLTFAPPKQDLNQIRAFKDSVVKKLSQGVSGMAKSRKVQVVHGRGTFTGSHQLSVVNDGKETLIEFEHAIIAAGSSVVKLPFIPDDPRVWDSTKALELSEVPKRLLVIGGGIIGLEMGTVYQALGSKVTVVEFADQLIPAADKDLITVYSRYNKERFEVLLSTKVEAVEAAKAGLKVSFSGANAPAEAREFDAVLVAVGRKPNGQLIGADKAGVQVDERGFIPVSNTQQTNVPHIFAIGDIVGQPMLAHKASHEGHVAADVIAGHKRIFNPRVIPSIAYTNPEIAWTGLTEKEAKAQGINYKTAVYPWSASGRALGANRSEGKTKLIYHAESEQLLGAGIVGINAGELLGELSLAIEFGANVEDLALTIHAHPTLHESVGLAGELAAGTITDLPNPKAKLRS; from the coding sequence ATGGCGGAAACAATCAAGACACAAGTCGTGGTGTTAGGCAGCGGCCCTGGCGGTTATTCCGCGGCGTTTCGCGCAGCGGATCTGGGCCTTGAGGTGACTCTCGTTGAACAGTATCAGGCCTTGGGTGGGGTTTGTTTGAATGTGGGTTGCATTCCTTCCAAAGCATTACTCCACGTAGCCCAGGTTATTCATGAAGCCGAGCATGGCCCGGATATCGGTTTGACATTCGCACCCCCCAAGCAGGATCTCAACCAGATCCGCGCGTTTAAGGACAGTGTGGTCAAGAAGTTATCCCAAGGTGTCAGCGGTATGGCCAAAAGTCGCAAGGTGCAGGTTGTACATGGTCGTGGCACCTTTACCGGCAGTCATCAGCTCAGCGTGGTGAATGACGGGAAAGAAACACTGATTGAATTTGAACACGCGATCATCGCTGCCGGTTCCAGCGTCGTGAAACTGCCGTTTATCCCGGATGACCCGCGGGTGTGGGACTCCACCAAGGCGCTGGAATTGAGTGAGGTGCCCAAACGGTTATTGGTCATCGGCGGCGGCATTATCGGTTTGGAGATGGGCACGGTGTACCAGGCACTCGGCAGTAAAGTGACGGTGGTTGAGTTCGCCGATCAATTAATTCCTGCAGCCGACAAGGATTTGATCACGGTGTACAGCCGCTACAACAAGGAGCGCTTTGAAGTCCTGCTCTCCACCAAAGTGGAAGCAGTTGAAGCAGCAAAAGCCGGTTTAAAGGTCAGCTTTTCCGGCGCCAATGCCCCGGCGGAAGCGCGCGAGTTTGACGCCGTACTGGTCGCCGTTGGACGCAAACCCAATGGTCAACTTATCGGCGCCGACAAGGCGGGTGTGCAGGTGGACGAACGCGGTTTTATTCCCGTCAGCAACACCCAGCAAACCAACGTGCCGCATATCTTTGCTATCGGCGATATTGTGGGGCAACCCATGCTGGCCCACAAAGCGAGCCATGAAGGCCATGTAGCCGCTGATGTAATCGCCGGGCATAAACGTATCTTTAATCCACGCGTGATTCCCTCCATCGCTTACACCAATCCTGAAATCGCCTGGACCGGCCTGACCGAGAAAGAAGCCAAAGCCCAAGGCATCAATTACAAAACCGCTGTCTACCCCTGGAGCGCCAGCGGTCGCGCCCTCGGCGCCAATCGCAGTGAAGGCAAGACCAAGTTGATCTATCACGCTGAATCTGAGCAGTTGTTGGGTGCGGGGATAGTAGGGATTAATGCGGGCGAGTTATTGGGCGAATTGTCTCTTGCTATTGAGTTTGGCGCGAATGTGGAAGACCTGGCACTAACTATCCACGCACACCCGACTCTGCATGAAAGTGTCGGCTTGGCCGGCGAACTGGCGGCGGGGACGATTACGGATTTACCGAATCCTAAGGCTAAATTGCGTTCGTAA